A genome region from Brassica oleracea var. oleracea cultivar TO1000 chromosome C2, BOL, whole genome shotgun sequence includes the following:
- the LOC106322537 gene encoding sericin 1-like: protein MREEEHQNELVQTPSQRAENCFRCNVFAFLVPLLEVIKVVAAPVASVIFIGFAGIILACLAVALAVSAPLFIIFSPVLVPAATIATTLGTGVAFAVTAVALIIWLTKHRMGVKPEHNPPPRGAPPTGSSSSRSEGKHLVKGKNSSSVKEDSSMNRIKSTEKSHGNSSDGQKSPKNKISPNRENSCTCESLPKNENKHTGKSTVIDKVKSKIKNKLKGKNGSSDGGSSPMNESLPSGGSLSGSGSSPRSENTPENGSKHKGSSSGENSPSSKKSSSGASSPKDVSKHKGKRSIIDKVKSKIKSKLKSKSGSSSGESSPMSGGSPSNGSSPGNKNSSNIASSPKDAGKSKGKSTILDKVKSKIKNKLKSKSGSSNGGSSPMSESSPSSGSSPDGGSSPGGGNSPGGGSTPKRESKHKSKSTVIDKVKSKIKSKLKDKIGSSGGGSSPSGRKSPGSENSSSGASSSKDVSKHKGKKRIIDKVKSKIKSKLKSKSSLSGGGSSQMSEGSPSGGSSPVSGNSSSSASSPKNTGKHKGKSTILDKVKSKIKSKLKGKSGLSDGGSSPMSGGSSSGGSSPDHGNSSSGENSPKNGGKPKGKSTILDKVKSKIKSKLKGKSASSDGGSSPMSESSPSGGSSASSGSSPGGGSAPKNKSKHKGKSTILDKVKSKIKSKLKDKSGSSGGGSSPSGENSPGSENSSSNASSPKDISKHKGKKSIIDKVKSKIKSKLKGESSSYGGGSSQMSEGSPSGGNSPISENSSKGASSPKNAGKHKGKNTIVDKLKSKIKNKLKGNSGPSSGGSSPMSGGSPSGGSSPGQENTSSDASSSKDRGKPKGKSNILDKVKSKIKNKLKGKSSSSNGGSSPMSGGSLSGGSSPGHGNSSSGESSPKAGGKPNGKSTILDKVKSKIKSKLKGKSGSSDDGNSPMSKSSASSGSSASSESSPTGRSTPKNESKSKGRSTILGKVKSKIKSKLKDKRGSSGGGSSPSGGNSPGSGNSSSNASSPKAISKHKGKKSIIDKVKSKIKSKLKGKSSSSGGGSSQMSEGSPSGGSSPVSGNSSSGASSPKNTGKHKGKSTILDKVKSKIKSKFKGKSSPSSGGSSPMSGSSPSGGSSPGHRNSSSGASSPKDGGKPKGKNTILDKVKSNIKSILKDKSGSSDGGSSPMSGGSPSGSSSLGYENSSSGASSPKDRGKHKGKNKILDKSTNKLKDKSGSSKDRSLSKTERKSDGKAHDVSSDGEGLPISGGSPNGESSPRSNNLSSSTSSPKDINKNMDREKPKDKSKSKTKSKFSGSSGSSIDGGSSNEDKSSGKAYDDSSNNENSPMNGGSPNGGNSSVGESSRRDHKDKHMGERKFKDETKSKIKNKFRDKNGSSFDGESSSKSTNSPSRDNSFSGGISPRSKNKYTVKRKFRHETKSKIEKQFEGQNGSSMSRSSSKNESRSYGESSMSSFSD, encoded by the exons TTAGCTGTATCCGCACCGCTTTTCATCATATTCAGTCCGGTTCTCGTACCTGCTGCCACTATAGCCACTACTCTCGGCACAGGTGTCGCCTTCGCAGTGACGGCCGTGGCTCTCATTATATGGCTCACCAA GCATAGGATGGGAGTAAAGCCCGAGCATAATCCACCTCCACGAGGAGCTCCACCGACCGGATCTAGTTCATCAAGAAGTGAAGGTAAACACTTGGTTAAAGGGAAAAACAGTTCATCAGTAAAAGAAGATTCGTCTATGAATAGAATTAAATCAACTGAAAAATCACATGGCAATTCATCTGATGGTCAAAAATCGCCAAAAAATAAAATTTCACCTAATCGTGAAAATTCATGTACATGTGAAAGTTTACCGAAAAATGAAAATAAACATACGGGAAAAAGCACTGTTATAGATAAAGTTAAATCCAAGATTAAAAATAAATTAAAAGGTAAAAATGGTTCATCCGATGGTGGAAGCTCACCAATGAATGAAAGTTTACCAAGCGGTGGAAGTTTATCTGGTAGTGGAAGTTCACCTCGCAGTGAAAATACACCCGAAAATGGAAGTAAACACAAAG GTTCATCAAGCGGTGAAAATTCACCTAGTAGTAAAAAATCATCGAGCGGTGCAAGTTCACCTAAGGACGTAAGTAAACACAAAGGTAAAAGAAGTATCATAGATAAAGTTAAATCCAAGATAAAAAGTAAGTTGAAAAGTAAGAGTGGTTCATCTAGTGGTGAAAGTTCACCAATGAGTGGAGGTTCACCAAGCAATGGTAGTTCACCAGGCAATAAAAATTCATCTAACATTGCAAGTTCACCCAAAGATGCAGGTAAATCCAAGGGTAAAAGCACTATCTTAGATAAAGTTAAATCAAAGATTAAAAATAAATTGAAAAGTAAGAGCGGTTCATCCAATGGTGGAAGCTCACCAATGAGTGAAAGTTCACCAAGCAGTGGAAGTTCACCTGACGGTGGAAGTTCACCAGGCGGTGGGAATTCACCTGGCGGTGGAAGTACACCCAAAAGAGAAAGTAAACACAAGAGTAAAAGTACTGTTATAGATAAAGTAAAATCCAAAATTAAAAGTAAATTAAAAGATAAAATTGGTTCATCTGGTGGTGGAAGTTCACCAAGCGGTAGAAAATCACCTGGTAGCGAAAATTCATCGAGTGGTGCAAGTTCATCTAAGGACGTAAGTAAACACAAGGGTAAAAAAAGGATCATAGATAAAGTGAAATCAAAGATTAAAAGTAAACTTAAAAGTAAGAGTAGTTTATCCGGTGGCGGAAGCTCACAAATGAGTGAAGGTTCACCAAGCGGTGGAAGTTCACCTGTCAGTGGAAATTCATCGAGCAGTGCGAGTTCACCCAAAAATACAGGTAAACACAAGGGTAAAAGCACTATTCTAGATAAAGTTAAATCCAAGATTAAAAGTAAATTGAAAGGTAAGAGCGGTTTATCCGATGGTGGAAGCTCACCGATGAGTGGAGGTTCATCTAGCGGTGGCAGTTCACCTGACCATGGAAATTCATCTAGCGGTGAAAATTCACCCAAGAATGGAGGTAAACCCAAAGGTAAAAGCACTATCTTAGATAAAGTTAAATCAAAGATTAAAAGTAAATTGAAAGGTAAAAGCGCTTCATCCGATGGTGGAAGCTCACCAATGAGTGAAAGTTCACCAAGCGGTGGAAGTTCAGCTAGCAGTGGAAGTTCACCTGGCGGTGGAAGTGCACCCAAAAATAAAAGTAAACACAAGGGAAAAAGCACTATACTTGATAAAGTAAAATCCAAAATTAAAAGTAAACTAAAAGATAAGAGTGGTTCATCTGGTGGTGGAAGTTCACCAAGCGGTGAAAATTCACCTGGTAGTGAAAATTCATCGAGCAATGCAAGTTCACCTAAGGACATAAGTAAACACAAGGGTAAAAAAAGTATCATAGATAAAGTTAAATCAAAGATTAAAAGTAAACTAAAAGGTGAGAGTAGTTCATACGGTGGCGGAAGCTCACAAATGAGTGAAGGTTCACCAAGCGGTGGAAATTCACCTATCAGTGAAAATTCATCAAAGGGTGCGAGTTCACCCAAAAATGCAGGTAAACACAAAGGTAAAAACACTATTGTAGATAAACTTAAATCCAAGATTAAAAATAAATTGAAAGGAAATAGTGGTCCATCTAGTGGTGGAAGCTCACCAATGAGTGGAGGTTCACCAAGCGGTGGCAGTTCACCTGGCCAAGAAAATACATCTAGCGATGCAAGTTCATCCAAGGATAGAGGTAAACCCAAGGGTAAAAGCAATATCTTAGATAAAGTTAAATCAAAGATTAAAAATAAATTGAAAGGTAAGAGCAGTTCATCCAATGGTGGAAGCTCACCAATGAGTGGAGGTTCACTTAGCGGTGGCAGTTCACCTGGCCACGGAAATTCATCTAGCGGTGAAAGTTCACCCAAGGCTGGAGGTAAACCCAATGGTAAAAGCACTATCTTAGATAAAGTTAAATCAAAGATTAAAAGTAAATTGAAAG GTAAGAGTGGTTCGTCCGATGATGGAAACTCACCAATGAGTAAAAGTTCTGCAAGCAGTGGAAGTTCAGCTAGCAGTGAAAGTTCACCTACCGGTAGAAGTACACCCAAAAATGAAAGTAAAAGCAAGGGTAGAAGCACTATTCTTGGTAAAGTAAAATCCAAGATTAAAAGTAAACTAAAAGATAAGAGAGGTTCATCTGGTGGTGGAAGTTCACCAAGCGGTGGAAATTCACCTGGTAGTGGAAATTCATCGAGCAATGCAAGTTCACCTAAGGCCATAAGTAAACACAAGGGTAAAAAAAGTATCATAGATAAAGTTAAATCAAAGATTAAAAGTAAACTAAAAGGTAAGAGTAGTTCATCCGGTGGCGGAAGCTCACAAATGAGTGAAGGTTCACCAAGCGGTGGAAGTTCACCTGTCAGTGGAAATTCATCGAGCGGTGCGAGTTCACCCAAAAATACAGGTAAACACAAGGGTAAAAGCACTATTCTAGATAAAGTTAAATCCAAGATTAAAAGTAAATTTAAAGGAAAGAGTAGTCCATCTAGTGGTGGAAGCTCACCAATGAGTGGAAGTTCACCTAGCGGTGGCAGTTCACCTGGCCATAGAAATTCATCTAGCGGTGCAAGTTCACCCAAGGATGGAGGTAAACCCAAGGGTAAAAACACTATCTTAGATAAAGTCAAATCAAATATTAAAAGTATATTGAAAGATAAGAGCGGTTCATCCGATGGTGGAAGCTCACCAATGAGTGGAGGTTCACCAAGCGGTAGTAGTTCACTTGGCTATGAAAATTCTTCTAGCGGTGCAAGTTCACCCAAGGATAGAGGTAAACACAAAGGTAAAAACAAAATCCTTGATAAATCTACCAATAAATTGAAAGATAAAAGTGGTTCATCAAAGGATAGAAGTTTATCCAAAACTGAAAGGAAATCAGATGGAAAGGCACATGATGTTTCATCCGATGGTGAAGGCTTACCTATAAGTGGCGGTTCACCAAACGGTGAAAGTTCACCTAGAAGTAATAATTTATCCAGCAGTACAAGTTCTCCTAAAGATATAAATAAAAACATGGATAGAGAAAAACCGAAAGATAAAAGCAAATCTAAAACTAAAAGTAAGTTCAGTGGTAGTAGTGGTTCATCAATTGATGGAGGTTCATCCAATGAAGATAAATCAAGTGGAAAAGCATATGATGATTCATCTAATAATGAAAATTCGCCAATGAATGGAGGTTCTCCAAACGGTGGAAATTCATCAGTCGGTGAAAGTTCACGCAGAGATCATAAAGATAAACATATGGGTGAAAGAAAATTCAAAGACGAAACTAAATCCAAGATTAAAAATAAATTTCGAGATAAAAATGGAAGTTCATTTGATGGTGAAAGTTCATCGAAGAGTACGAATTCACCAAGCAGAGACAATTCATTTAGTGGTGGAATTTCACCTAGAAGTAAAAATAAATACACGGTTAAAAGAAAATTCAGACACGAAACAAAATCTAAGATTGAAAAACAGTTTGAAGGTCAAAATGGTTCATCAATGAGTAGAAGCTCATCCAAAAATGAAAGCAGATCATATGGAGAATCATCTATGAGTTCATTCAGTGATTGA